From Demequina capsici:
ACGGACGAGCACCCCGACCACGCCACCCTCGACGCAGTGGAGGCCGCGGCGACCGTCGCGGACAACGGCGTGACCTCGACCATCGGCGGCAGCTCGTACGGGAACGGCACGGACGTCGGCGGGCACACGTCCGAGCTGATCGGCATCACCATGGCGCTGCTCGTGATGGTCCTCACGTTCGGCTCGCTGCTGGCCGCCGGCATGCCGATCCTCACCGCCCTGGTGGGAGTCGGCACCACGTTGTCCGCGATCACCCTGCTCACCCACGTCACGTCGGTGTCGAACGCGGCGCCCGCGTTCGCGTCGATGCTGGGGCTCGCGGTCGCGATCGACTACTCGCTGTTCATCCTGTCGCGGCATCGCGCCGAGCTCGCCGCGGGCGCGCAGCCGCGCGAGGCCATGGCACGTGCGCTCGCCACCTCAGGTTCCGCGGTGGTGTTCGCCGGGCTCACCGTCGTCGTCTCCCTGGTGGGCCTGGTGGTGGTGCAGATCCCCATGCTCACCGTCATGGCGCTGGGTGGCGCACTCGCCGTGACGATGGCGGTGCTTGCCGCGCTCACCCTGCTGCCAGCGGTGGCGCTGCTCGCCGGCGAACGCCTGCGGCCGCGTGCCGGCCGCACGGACAAGGCCGGCACGCGCGTGTCGGAACGGTGGATCCGGAGCGTGACGCGACGCCCGCTGGTCACCATCACGGCGGTCGTCGTGGTCGTCGGCGCCATCGCCGCGCCAGCGTTCTCGATCAGGCTCGCGCTGCCCGACGCCGGCACCCAGCCCGTCGGGACGGCGGCACGCGACCACTTCGACGCGGTGGCGGACACGTTCGGACCTGGGTACAACGCCCCGCTGCTCATCACGGCGGACATCCTGGGCTCGACCGACCCGGTGCAGACGGTCCAAGACCTGTCCGACGCGGTGGCCGCGCTTCCCGGAGTCGCCGCCGTGTCCAAGGCGACCCCCAACGCATCCGCCGACACCGCGCTCCTTCGGGTCATCCCCGAGGGCGGGCAGTCCGACCCTGCGACGGTCACGCTCGTGCAGACCATCCGCGACAACGCTGCCGCCGTGGAGGCCGAGCTCGGAGTGGGCGACGTCCGCGTCACCGGCACCACCGCCATCAACATCGACGTGTCCCAGCGCCTGTCCGACGCGCTGCTTCCTTTCGGCCTCACCGTCGTCGGCCTTTCGCTGGTGCTGCTCCTCATCGTCTTCCGCTCCGTCGCGGTGCCCATCAAGGCGACCGTCGGCTACGTGCTGTCCGTCGGCGCCGCGTTCGGCGCGATCGTCGCGGTGTTCCAGTGGGGCTGGCTGCCGTTCATCCTGGGAGGCAACGAGCCGGGCCCGCTGGTGAGCTTCCTTCCGATCCTCGTGATGGGCGTGCTGTTCGGCCTCGCGATGGACTACGAGATGTTCCTGGTGAGCCGCATGCGGGAGGAGTATGCGCACAGCGGTGATGCCACGCGGGCGATCCGCGTCGGGTTCTCGCACTCCGCACCCGTCGTCACGGCCGCCGCCGTCATCATGGTGAGCGTCTTCGTGGCCTTCCTCCCCGGAGGCTCCACCACCATCAAGCCCATCGCATTCGGCCTCGCGGTGGGGGTGGCGGTGGACGCCTTCCTGGTGCGCATGACGCTCGTACCCGCGGTGCTCACACTCCTCGGGGATCATGCCTGGAAGATGCCCGAGTCCTGGAAGCGGAGGCTCCCCACCGTGGACGTCGAGGGCGACGCCCTGGTGCGTCAGACCGCCGTCGGCTCCTCGCCCGAGGCGTCGTGCGCCCTGTCCGCGCTGGACGTCACCGCCCGCCTCGGAGACCTCCCGGTCACGGTCCAGGCCGCCCCGGGCCAGATCGTCATCCTGGACATCCCCGACACTGACGCTCAGGTCGCGCTCGGCGCGGTCCTCACCGGACGTGCGCACGCCTGGTCCGGCGATCTCGTGGTGGACGGCATGATTCTGCCCGAACGCGCAGGCGAGGTGCGCGCACGCTCCGCGGTGGCCACACCGGAGGGCGTCGACCAGACCCGCACCGCAGCGCACGAGGTGCGGGCCACGCTGACGCTCGCAGGAGCGCGACGCCGGAACCTCACGGATCGCACCGCGCACGCGCTCGGGCTGCTCGCCGCGCTCGACATCCCCGCCGACGCGCACCTGGCGGCGCTCGACGAAGCCGACCGACGTGCCGTGGTGGCCGTGTCCGCCCTCGCCGCCGGCGCCCGACTCATCGTGCTGCCCGGCGCCCCTGACCACGACCTCGCCGCCCTGCTTGCGGGGCACGGCGCCTCGGTCGTCCTGTTCGCCCCCGTCCGCGCCACGCTCACCCGCACCGGCGCCCAGCAGCTCGAGATCGGAGCCTGACCGTGCGATCACCCCTGTCCCGCCCGACCGCCCTCCTGGCGCTCGCAGGCATCGCGGTTCCCGCGCTCGGCGCAGCGCTCCTGTCGTGGAGCGTGTCCGACCGCGTCGGCTCCTTGTCCGACGTGCCCGTCGCGATCGTCAACGACGACCAGATCATCACCGGCGACACACCCATGGCCGCCGGCCGTGCGCTGTCGGACGCGCTGATCCACCCGTCCACCACCGACCAGCCGACGCTCGGCTGGGAGCTCACCAACGACGACCTCGCCGCGCAGGGCCTTGCCGACGGCACGTACAGTGCCGTCCTGACCATCCCCGAGGACTTCTCCTCCTCCGTGCTGTCGCTCGCAGGCGACTCACCGAAGCAGGCCGAGCTGTCGCTCGAGACCGACCCCGCCTCGTCCGCGAGCGCTGCTGCGATCTCCCAGCTCGTCAGCACCGCAGCCGCGGACGCCTTGGGCACGCAGGTGTCCGAACAGGTGCTCACCACCACGTACGAGGGCCTCGGTACCCTGTCGTCGTCGCTCGCGGACGCGTCCTCGGGGGCGGCACAGGCGGACGACGCGGCGCAGTCCCTGGCCGACGCCGCGTCACAGGTCGACGACGGCGCGAGCAGCCTGGCCGACGGCCTCGGGGCGCTCGGGACGGGCGCGAGCGGGGTCGCGAGCGGAAGCCGGGGCATCGCCGACGGTGCCGCGCAGGCGGCGTCTGGGGCAGCCTCGTTGTCCTCCGGGGCGGCCGGGCTCGCCTCGGGCGCCTCAGACCTGGCCGACGCCACGGCACAGGTGGCGGCAGGAGCGGCCAGCTCCGCCTCGGGTGCGCGTGCGCTCGCCCAGTCGCTCACCGCCCTGTCCGCCTCATGTTCCGCCGCAGGAGGGAGCGCCGCGTACTGTGCCCAGCTCGCGGCGGCGTCCGGCGGCGCGGAGACCCTCGCAGCCGGACTCGACGTCCTCACGACCGGCACGTCGGGCGTCGCCACGGGCACCGCCACGCTCGCCTCCTCGGCCGACACCCTCGCCTCCGGCACCGCGGCCACCGCCACGGGGCTGGAGACGCTGGCCGCCAGCGCTGCGCAGCTCGCCGACGGCGCCGCCGCCGTGAGCCAGGGCATCGGCGACGTCTCGGACGGCGCCTCCTCGCTCGCAGACGGCACCGCTCAGCTCGCCTCCGGCGCGGCCGGCCTCACCGAAGGCACCGGCGCCCTGGCCGATGGCCTGGCACAGGCCTCCGCGCAGGTTCCCTCCTACACCGACGACCAGGCCTCGGCCATGGCCACCGTCGTCGCGCAGCCCGTCGCGCTCAGCTCCAGCTCCGACTCCAGCGCCGGCGGCTGGGGCGCAGCCGCGATCCTCACGATCGTGCTGTGGCTGGGGCCGCTCACGGTCTGGGCCACGGGGCGTCGGGCCGGGACCGCCGCCGTCCTGGCGACCCCCGCGTCCGCGCGACGCATCAGCCGTTCGCTCACCCGGCCCGCACTGCTGCTGGCAGCAGCACAAGCGGTCGCCGCCGTCGTCGTCCTTGCCTGGAGCGGGACCACCCTGAGCGCGCCGTTGGCGCTCACCGCGCTCTCCGTGCTGGCAGCCGCCGCGTTCGCGCTGCTCGCTCTCGGGTTCCGGGCGTCCCTGGGCCGCTACGCGCTCGCCGCATATGCGGGACTCGCGCTCCTCCAGATGGCGACGCTCACAGGCGTGCTCCCGGTGCAGACGGCACCCGCACCGCTCGGCGCGCTCGCCTCGCTGCTGCCGGCGACAGCGTTCATGGACGCCGCATCGTCCCTGGCAGGGGACCCGACAGGCAACTCACTGGCCGTCGCGATCGTGTGCCTCGTCGCGTGGGGAGCGCTCGGGAGCGTTCTGCTGCGTCGACGCGTTGCCAAGGTGGACCTTCCGCGCCCGCGGTCACGCGCACTTTCCCTCGCGTCCGCGGGCGCGGATGGCAGGATGGCCGCATGACGTCCCGCGTGCTCGTCGTGGACGACGACGAGGAGATCCGCACGATGCTCGCGTCCACCCTCGCGTTCGCCGGGTTCCAGGTGGACCTCGCCGAGGGCGCGACGCCCGCGCTCGCCTCCCTGGCTGCTCACCGGCCCGACGTCGTCATCCTCGACGTGACGATGCCAGGCACCGACGGCTACGACCTGGTGCAGCTCATCCGCAGCCGCGACGCCGACCTCCCCGTGCTGTTCCTCTCCGCCCGCGACGCCGTCGAGGACAGGGTGCGCGGCCTGCGCCTGGGCGGCGACGACTATGTCACCAAGCCGTTCAGCGCCGTCGAGGTGGTGGCCCGCATCGAGGCGCTGATGCGCCGCGGGTCACGCACCGAAGCGGCGGACGATCCACGGATGCTGCGCCTCGCCGACCTCACGATGGACCTCGCCGCGCATCGCGTGGAACGTGAGGGCCGTGAGATCTCGCTCTCCCCCACCGAGTTCCGCCTGCTCGAGCTGCTGCTGGTCAACGCCGGCCGCGTGCTGTCCAAGGGGCAGATCCTGGAGGACATCTGGATGTACGACTTCGGTGGAGACACGAACGTCGTCGAGCGCTTCATCTCCAACCTGCGCCGCAAGGTCGACGACGGGCACACCCCGCTCATCCACACGATCCGCGGCTTCGGCTACTCGCTGCGCACCGCCGACGGTGCGTGACGATGCGTTCGATCAGGGCACGCCTCACCGTCACGCTGTCCGCGCTCACGGCCGCCGTCGTGCTCGGCGCCGCCATCGTCGGCTCGATCGCCGTGCCACCCCTCCTGCAGCAGCGGTTCGCGGACCAGCTGGAGTCCGCGGCCACGCGCGCGTCGGCAAGCCTGGCGTCCGCCGGGGGCGCCGAGCTCACCGACCAGACGCTGCCCGGCATCGCGGGAGACAGCATGGGCCTCGTGCTGCTGTCCTCCGGGGAGCCCGTGGCCGCGAACGGTGTCGCAGCCGAGGACGTCTCCACCCTCGCGGCGCTGAGTGTGACGGCCCCGACCGAGGTCGCCGGCCGCTACCTGGGCATGAGCGTCGACATGACCGGGCTCAACCTCACCTACCTCGATGCCGACGGCATCCAGATCCCGATCGACCGCGTCGTCCTCGTCATGCGCACCACCGACCGCGAGGAGGTGATCGCCACGATCGCCACCTGGCTCCTGCTCGGCGGCGTCGCCACATCGGCCCTCTTGATCGCAGTCGCAGCCATCGTCGTCGCGCGGGGCATGCGTCCGCTCGAGGCGATGGCGGACCGCGCCGAACGGATCGCGTCCGGGGACAGATCCCTGCGGCTCAGCCCGGGTTCGAGCGGCGACCCCGCGATCGACCGGATGGCCTCGACGGTCGACGCCGCGCTCGACTCGCAAGAGCTCGCCGAGCAGCGGCTGCGCACCTTCCTGGCCGACGCCTCGCACGAGCTCCGCACACCGCTCACCACAGCCTCGGGCTGGGTGGACCTCTACCTGCGCGGCGGCCTGGAGGATCGCGAACGCCTGGACGATGCGATGACGCGCGTGGACACCCAACTCACCCGGATGCGCCTCATGACCGACGAGATGCTCGCGCTGGCGCGCACCGACGCAGGCCGTCCGCTGGACCGGCAGCCTCTGGATCTCGCGGACATCGCGCGGGACGTGGTGAGCGACGCCCGGATCGCAGCGCCGGAGCGATCGATCGTGTGCACCGCGTCGGACGCGGCGCTGATGCGTGGCGACGAGGCGCGCCTCGCTCAGGTCGTCCGCAACCTCGTCGGCAACGCCGTGCAGCACACGCCTGCAGATGCGACCATCACCGTGCTCGTGGAGCCAGGTGCGGAGCAGCACGTGCTGCGGGTGCTCGACACCGGCCCTGGCATCGCGGCTGCCGACGTCCCCCACCTGTTCGAGAGGTTCTGGCGAGGCGGGGCTGCCCGCTCGGCGCGCGGCGGCGCGGGCCTGGGCCTCGCGATCGTTCAGGCGCTCGTGGAGCAGCACGACGGGACGGTCGCTGTGGCGAGCACGCCTGGCCAGGGCACCGAGTTCACGGTCACGCTGCCGATCGCGCGCGGCTGACGCTGACGTCGCGACGCGCTACGCGGCGACCCTGACCACGGACGCTCCCGCGCGGACCGCAAAGGGGATCTCCGCCACCGCATCGACACGCGCATGCAGGACGTCCAACGTCGCCGCGTCCGCCGAGGCGTCCACAGTCACCCCATACTCGATGCCCGTCGACGTCCACGTGCGCTCGTCGAAGCCGCCACGCGCCACCACCTTGACACCTCTGACCTCGATGCCGAGCGCCTGAGCCTCGCGATGAGTGTCGTTGAGCACGCACCCCGCCACCGCCAGGTGCAGCAGGTGCGCGCCCGTGAACACGGCGTCGGTCACCACGCCCTCATCCGTCCAGCGGTGCGGGAAGCGCGTGCCGCCAGCATCGGGCAAGCACCACGATCCCGATGCGACCGTGACCTCGTACGTCTCCATGAGTCCCATTCTGACTCGCACCCGATCTGCACCGCATGCTCGATGTCACGGCGCGGGGTCGCACCCCAACGACACTCACCTACCCGTCAGATGCAGCGCGGCTCCAGAAACGGCACTTACACACCCGAACCGTGATGGGCGCCATCAGATATCCGATTCGGGTCAGGCATCCAGGAGACGTTCGCGCAGTCGCGTCACGACCGCGGCCTCGCCGCCCGCGGCGTAGAACCACTCCTCCACGCCACCGGGGTGC
This genomic window contains:
- a CDS encoding YhgE/Pip domain-containing protein, producing the protein MRSPLSRPTALLALAGIAVPALGAALLSWSVSDRVGSLSDVPVAIVNDDQIITGDTPMAAGRALSDALIHPSTTDQPTLGWELTNDDLAAQGLADGTYSAVLTIPEDFSSSVLSLAGDSPKQAELSLETDPASSASAAAISQLVSTAAADALGTQVSEQVLTTTYEGLGTLSSSLADASSGAAQADDAAQSLADAASQVDDGASSLADGLGALGTGASGVASGSRGIADGAAQAASGAASLSSGAAGLASGASDLADATAQVAAGAASSASGARALAQSLTALSASCSAAGGSAAYCAQLAAASGGAETLAAGLDVLTTGTSGVATGTATLASSADTLASGTAATATGLETLAASAAQLADGAAAVSQGIGDVSDGASSLADGTAQLASGAAGLTEGTGALADGLAQASAQVPSYTDDQASAMATVVAQPVALSSSSDSSAGGWGAAAILTIVLWLGPLTVWATGRRAGTAAVLATPASARRISRSLTRPALLLAAAQAVAAVVVLAWSGTTLSAPLALTALSVLAAAAFALLALGFRASLGRYALAAYAGLALLQMATLTGVLPVQTAPAPLGALASLLPATAFMDAASSLAGDPTGNSLAVAIVCLVAWGALGSVLLRRRVAKVDLPRPRSRALSLASAGADGRMAA
- a CDS encoding MMPL family transporter, with amino-acid sequence MSLALHRLGRFVGRHRAAVLVGWLLLLLVVGGASRVMGSTFDENYTISGTESQEGQDVLAARFGSAATGATAQVLYRVDAGSDITTAGAQATIADSLRAIAAIDGVANVTDAGSLPVDDAGDATLATVQFTDEHPDHATLDAVEAAATVADNGVTSTIGGSSYGNGTDVGGHTSELIGITMALLVMVLTFGSLLAAGMPILTALVGVGTTLSAITLLTHVTSVSNAAPAFASMLGLAVAIDYSLFILSRHRAELAAGAQPREAMARALATSGSAVVFAGLTVVVSLVGLVVVQIPMLTVMALGGALAVTMAVLAALTLLPAVALLAGERLRPRAGRTDKAGTRVSERWIRSVTRRPLVTITAVVVVVGAIAAPAFSIRLALPDAGTQPVGTAARDHFDAVADTFGPGYNAPLLITADILGSTDPVQTVQDLSDAVAALPGVAAVSKATPNASADTALLRVIPEGGQSDPATVTLVQTIRDNAAAVEAELGVGDVRVTGTTAINIDVSQRLSDALLPFGLTVVGLSLVLLLIVFRSVAVPIKATVGYVLSVGAAFGAIVAVFQWGWLPFILGGNEPGPLVSFLPILVMGVLFGLAMDYEMFLVSRMREEYAHSGDATRAIRVGFSHSAPVVTAAAVIMVSVFVAFLPGGSTTIKPIAFGLAVGVAVDAFLVRMTLVPAVLTLLGDHAWKMPESWKRRLPTVDVEGDALVRQTAVGSSPEASCALSALDVTARLGDLPVTVQAAPGQIVILDIPDTDAQVALGAVLTGRAHAWSGDLVVDGMILPERAGEVRARSAVATPEGVDQTRTAAHEVRATLTLAGARRRNLTDRTAHALGLLAALDIPADAHLAALDEADRRAVVAVSALAAGARLIVLPGAPDHDLAALLAGHGASVVLFAPVRATLTRTGAQQLEIGA
- a CDS encoding OsmC family protein; the protein is METYEVTVASGSWCLPDAGGTRFPHRWTDEGVVTDAVFTGAHLLHLAVAGCVLNDTHREAQALGIEVRGVKVVARGGFDERTWTSTGIEYGVTVDASADAATLDVLHARVDAVAEIPFAVRAGASVVRVAA
- a CDS encoding sensor histidine kinase, whose amino-acid sequence is MRSIRARLTVTLSALTAAVVLGAAIVGSIAVPPLLQQRFADQLESAATRASASLASAGGAELTDQTLPGIAGDSMGLVLLSSGEPVAANGVAAEDVSTLAALSVTAPTEVAGRYLGMSVDMTGLNLTYLDADGIQIPIDRVVLVMRTTDREEVIATIATWLLLGGVATSALLIAVAAIVVARGMRPLEAMADRAERIASGDRSLRLSPGSSGDPAIDRMASTVDAALDSQELAEQRLRTFLADASHELRTPLTTASGWVDLYLRGGLEDRERLDDAMTRVDTQLTRMRLMTDEMLALARTDAGRPLDRQPLDLADIARDVVSDARIAAPERSIVCTASDAALMRGDEARLAQVVRNLVGNAVQHTPADATITVLVEPGAEQHVLRVLDTGPGIAAADVPHLFERFWRGGAARSARGGAGLGLAIVQALVEQHDGTVAVASTPGQGTEFTVTLPIARG
- a CDS encoding response regulator transcription factor gives rise to the protein MTSRVLVVDDDEEIRTMLASTLAFAGFQVDLAEGATPALASLAAHRPDVVILDVTMPGTDGYDLVQLIRSRDADLPVLFLSARDAVEDRVRGLRLGGDDYVTKPFSAVEVVARIEALMRRGSRTEAADDPRMLRLADLTMDLAAHRVEREGREISLSPTEFRLLELLLVNAGRVLSKGQILEDIWMYDFGGDTNVVERFISNLRRKVDDGHTPLIHTIRGFGYSLRTADGA